Proteins from a genomic interval of Thermodesulfobacteriota bacterium:
- a CDS encoding J domain-containing protein encodes GPFPGGFDFKDFGFNMGGVEDIFGDIFGRSGGRSGGRSGGRSGGRGGAKAGPGREARKTGPKKGGDIEYPLDIEFMHALKGTEVRITVRRGKGKEKLTVKIPPGVKDGSRVRVKGKGAAGTLGGPSGDLYIVARVKPHPHFRRVDNDIYMDVPVTVTEAALGAEIRVPTPGGTATIKVPAGIQGGQKLRLRGKGAPHKGGRGDQYVVIRIALPKSLDAKSKKLLDEFQKINPYEPRRGLW; translated from the coding sequence GGTCCGTTCCCCGGTGGCTTCGACTTCAAGGACTTCGGCTTCAACATGGGCGGGGTCGAGGACATCTTCGGCGATATCTTTGGTAGAAGTGGGGGTAGAAGTGGGGGCAGGAGTGGGGGCAGGAGCGGGGGAAGAGGCGGGGCAAAGGCGGGGCCGGGGAGAGAGGCCCGGAAGACGGGGCCGAAAAAGGGAGGCGACATCGAATACCCGCTCGATATAGAGTTCATGCACGCGCTTAAGGGGACCGAGGTAAGGATAACGGTCAGGCGTGGAAAGGGGAAAGAAAAGCTTACCGTAAAGATACCCCCCGGCGTCAAGGACGGGTCGAGGGTAAGGGTCAAGGGCAAGGGCGCCGCCGGCACGCTCGGCGGCCCTTCCGGAGACCTCTATATAGTGGCCCGCGTAAAGCCTCACCCGCACTTCAGAAGGGTTGATAACGACATATACATGGACGTACCGGTCACCGTGACCGAGGCCGCGCTCGGGGCCGAGATAAGGGTCCCCACCCCCGGAGGCACGGCCACGATAAAGGTCCCCGCCGGAATCCAGGGCGGGCAAAAACTCCGGCTTCGGGGCAAGGGGGCGCCGCATAAAGGGGGCCGCGGGGACCAGTACGTCGTTATACGGATAGCACTGCCAAAGAGCCTTGACGCCAAGAGTAAGAAGCTCCTCGACGAGTTCCAAAAAATAAACCCCTATGAACCAAGGCGAGGTTTATGGTAA